A genomic window from Carassius auratus strain Wakin chromosome 19, ASM336829v1, whole genome shotgun sequence includes:
- the yrk gene encoding tyrosine-protein kinase Fgr isoform X2 has protein sequence MGCACCKQRKASKAVSSPNSCDTGNGTQPSEPSRYIETFDPGMIPNFNDFSNPAPSSNFNPSRPGPVTGGGVTLFIALYDYDARTEDDLSFQKGEKFHIINNTEGDWWEARSLDTGKSGYLPSNYVAPVDSIQAEEWYFGKMGRKDAERQLLAQDNPRGTFLIRESETTKGAYSLSIRDWDDAKGDHVKHYKIRKLDNGGYYITTRTQFDTVQELVEHYTGSNDGLCCYLTKACPNATPQTMGLGRDAWEIARETLQLNRKLGQGCFGDVWMGMWNGTTKVAVKTLKPGTMSPEAFLDEAQIMKRLRHDKLVQLYAVVSEEPIYIITEFMTQGSLLDFLKDGDGRNLKLPQLVDMAAQIAAGMAYIERMNYIHRDLRAANILVGDGLVCKIADFGLARLIEDNEYTARQGAKFPIKWTAPEAALYGKFTIKSDVWSFGILLTELITKGRVPYPGMNNREVLEQVERGYRMPVPQGCPASLHELMLQCWRKDPDERHTFEYLQSFLEDYFTATEPQYQPGENL, from the exons ATGGGCTGTGCTTGCTGTAAGCAGAGGAAGGCCAGTAAAGCTGTGTCGAGTCCCAACTCATGTGACACAGGCAATGGGACCCAGCCGTCAGAACCCTCCCGTTACATCGAGACTTTTGACCCTGGGATGATCCCCAACTTTAATGATTTTTCCAACCCTGCTCCCTCCTCCAATTTCAACCCGTCCCGCCCAGGCCCCGTCACAG GAGGCGGTGTAACGCTCTTTATAGCCCTTTATGACTATGATGCACGTACAGAGGATGACCTGAGTTTCCAGAAAGGAGAAAAGTTTCATATTATCAACAATAC AGAGGGTGACTGGTGGGAGGCTCGTTCTCTGGACACAGGAAAGTCTGGGTACCTTCCTAGTAACTATGTGGCCCCTGTGGACTCCATACAAGCTGAGGA ATGGTATTTTGGGAAGATGGGCCGGAAGGATGCAGAGCGACAGTTGCTAGCGCAGGACAATCCTAGAGGGACATTCTTAATAAGAGAAAGTGAGACAACAAAAG GAGCGTACTCTTTGTCGATCAGAGACTGGGATGATGCGAAGGGGGATCATGTCAAGCACTATAAAATTAGGAAGCTGGACAATGGCGGTTATTACATCACAACAAGGACCCAGTTTGATACCGTTCAGGAGCTGGTGGAGCATTATACAG GTAGTAATGATGGTTTATGTTGCTACTTGACTAAAGCCTGTCCAAATGCCACGCCCCAAACAATGGGTTTAGGGCGGGACGCCTGGGAGATCGCCCGGGAAACATTGCAGCTCAACAGGAAGTTGGGTCAAGGTTGTTTTGGCGACGTCTGGATGG GCATGTGGAATGGCACAACTAAAGTTGCAGTGAAGACCCTGAAGCCAGGCACCATGTCTCCAGAGGCCTTCCTGGATGAGGCCCAGATCATGAAGAGGCTCCGTCATGATAAACTGGTACAGCTGTATGCTGTGGTGTCTGAGGAGCCCATCTACATCATCACTGAGTTCATGACTCAAG GAAGCTTGTTGGACTTCTTGAAAGATGGAGATGGCAGAAATCTAAAATTGCCTCAACTTGTGGATATGGCAGCCCAG ATTGCTGCAGGCATGGCTTATATTGAGCGGATGAATTACATCCACAGAGACCTGCGAGCTGCCAATATCCTGGTTGGAGATGGTCTGGTCTGTAAGATTGCAGACTTTGGGCTGGCTAGACTTATCGAGGACAACGAGTACACAGCTAGACAAG GAGCAAAGTTTCCGATAAAGTGGACTGCCCCAGAGGCTGCTCTTTATGGTAAATTTACCATCAAATCAGATGTGTGGTCTTTTGGTATCCTATTGACTGAGCTCATCACCAAGGGCAGAGTGCCTTACCCAG GGATGAACAACAGAGAGGTTCTGGAGCAGGTGGAGCGTGGATATCGAATGCCGGTTCCGCAGGGCTGCCCGGCATCTCTGCATGAGTTGATGCTGCAGTGCTGGCGGAAGGATCCTGATGAGAGGCACACCTTTGAGTACCTGCAGAGCTTCCTGGAGGACTACTTTACTGCTACTGAACCCCAGTACCAGCCTGGAGAAAACCTGTGA
- the yrk gene encoding tyrosine-protein kinase Fgr isoform X1, with product MGCACCKQRKASKAVSSPNSCDTGNGTQPSEPSRYIETFDPGMIPNFNDFSNPAPSSNFNPSRPGPVTGGGVTLFIALYDYDARTEDDLSFQKGEKFHIINNTEGDWWEARSLDTGKSGYLPSNYVAPVDSIQAEEWYFGKMGRKDAERQLLAQDNPRGTFLIRESETTKGAYSLSIRDWDDAKGDHVKHYKIRKLDNGGYYITTRTQFDTVQELVEHYTARAAGLCCRLIGSCRRGMPKLADLSVKTKDVWEIPRESLQLIKKLGNGQFGEVWMGMWNGTTKVAVKTLKPGTMSPEAFLDEAQIMKRLRHDKLVQLYAVVSEEPIYIITEFMTQGSLLDFLKDGDGRNLKLPQLVDMAAQIAAGMAYIERMNYIHRDLRAANILVGDGLVCKIADFGLARLIEDNEYTARQGAKFPIKWTAPEAALYGKFTIKSDVWSFGILLTELITKGRVPYPGMNNREVLEQVERGYRMPVPQGCPASLHELMLQCWRKDPDERHTFEYLQSFLEDYFTATEPQYQPGENL from the exons ATGGGCTGTGCTTGCTGTAAGCAGAGGAAGGCCAGTAAAGCTGTGTCGAGTCCCAACTCATGTGACACAGGCAATGGGACCCAGCCGTCAGAACCCTCCCGTTACATCGAGACTTTTGACCCTGGGATGATCCCCAACTTTAATGATTTTTCCAACCCTGCTCCCTCCTCCAATTTCAACCCGTCCCGCCCAGGCCCCGTCACAG GAGGCGGTGTAACGCTCTTTATAGCCCTTTATGACTATGATGCACGTACAGAGGATGACCTGAGTTTCCAGAAAGGAGAAAAGTTTCATATTATCAACAATAC AGAGGGTGACTGGTGGGAGGCTCGTTCTCTGGACACAGGAAAGTCTGGGTACCTTCCTAGTAACTATGTGGCCCCTGTGGACTCCATACAAGCTGAGGA ATGGTATTTTGGGAAGATGGGCCGGAAGGATGCAGAGCGACAGTTGCTAGCGCAGGACAATCCTAGAGGGACATTCTTAATAAGAGAAAGTGAGACAACAAAAG GAGCGTACTCTTTGTCGATCAGAGACTGGGATGATGCGAAGGGGGATCATGTCAAGCACTATAAAATTAGGAAGCTGGACAATGGCGGTTATTACATCACAACAAGGACCCAGTTTGATACCGTTCAGGAGCTGGTGGAGCATTATACAG CTCGAGCAGCAGGGCTGTGCTGCCGTTTGATTGGCAGCTGTAGGCGGGGCATGCCAAAGCTGGCTGACCTGTCAGTGAAGACTAAGGATGTTTGGGAGATTCCCAGGGAATCACTTCAACTCATTAAGAAACTGGGCAATGGCCAGTTTGGTGAAGTGTGGATGG GCATGTGGAATGGCACAACTAAAGTTGCAGTGAAGACCCTGAAGCCAGGCACCATGTCTCCAGAGGCCTTCCTGGATGAGGCCCAGATCATGAAGAGGCTCCGTCATGATAAACTGGTACAGCTGTATGCTGTGGTGTCTGAGGAGCCCATCTACATCATCACTGAGTTCATGACTCAAG GAAGCTTGTTGGACTTCTTGAAAGATGGAGATGGCAGAAATCTAAAATTGCCTCAACTTGTGGATATGGCAGCCCAG ATTGCTGCAGGCATGGCTTATATTGAGCGGATGAATTACATCCACAGAGACCTGCGAGCTGCCAATATCCTGGTTGGAGATGGTCTGGTCTGTAAGATTGCAGACTTTGGGCTGGCTAGACTTATCGAGGACAACGAGTACACAGCTAGACAAG GAGCAAAGTTTCCGATAAAGTGGACTGCCCCAGAGGCTGCTCTTTATGGTAAATTTACCATCAAATCAGATGTGTGGTCTTTTGGTATCCTATTGACTGAGCTCATCACCAAGGGCAGAGTGCCTTACCCAG GGATGAACAACAGAGAGGTTCTGGAGCAGGTGGAGCGTGGATATCGAATGCCGGTTCCGCAGGGCTGCCCGGCATCTCTGCATGAGTTGATGCTGCAGTGCTGGCGGAAGGATCCTGATGAGAGGCACACCTTTGAGTACCTGCAGAGCTTCCTGGAGGACTACTTTACTGCTACTGAACCCCAGTACCAGCCTGGAGAAAACCTGTGA